A stretch of Sebastes fasciatus isolate fSebFas1 chromosome 19, fSebFas1.pri, whole genome shotgun sequence DNA encodes these proteins:
- the purbb gene encoding transcriptional regulator protein Pur-beta — MVELKMADGDSGSERGGSSGGGGGGGGGGGSGGGGGGSGSGGGGGGGGSGSGGFQHFQRDQETQELASKRLDIQNKRFYLDVKQNSKGRFIKIAEVGAGGSKSRLTLSLSVAAEFRDYLGDFIEHYAQLGPSSPEQIAQSTAGEDGGPRRALKSEFLVRENRKYYLDLKENQRGRFLRIRQTVNRGPGFGVGGPAGGMLSGQTIALPAQGLIEFRDALAKLIDDYGGDDEELLAGGSAAAGGYSELPEGTSIMVDSKRFFFDVGSNKYGVFLRVSEVKPSYRNSITIPFKAWGKFGGAFSRYAEEMKEIQERQRDKMYERRDESEGDDVEDD, encoded by the coding sequence ATGGTGGAGCTGAAGATGGCGGATGGCGACAGTGGGAGTGAGCGCGGCGGTAGCAgcggtggaggtggtggaggtggaggaggaggaggtagtggtggtggtggaggaggtagtggtagtggtggtggcggcggcggcggcggcagcggcaGCGGCGGCTTCCAGCACTTCCAGCGGGACCAGGAGACCCAGGAGCTGGCGTCGAAGCGCCTCGACATCCAGAACAAGCGCTTCTATCTGGACGTGAAGCAGAACAGCAAAGGAAGGTTCATTAAGATAGCTGAAGTCGGCGCCGGAGGCTCCAAGAGCCGgctgactctctctctgtcggtgGCGGCGGAGTTCCGCGACTACCTCGGGGACTTCATCGAGCACTACGCCCAGCTGGGGCCTAGCAGTCCGGAGCAGATCGCCCAGAGCACCGCGGGAGAGGACGGCGGGCCTAGGAGAGCGCTGAAAAGCGAGTTCTTAGTCCGGGAGAACCGCAAGTACTACCTGGACTTGAAGGAGAACCAGAGAGGGAGGTTCCTTCGCATCAGGCAGACGGTGAATCGAGGACCAGGCTTCGGCGTTGGGGGCCCTGCGGGCGGCATGTTGTCCGGGCAGACCATCGCTCTGCCGGCCCAGGGGCTCATAGAGTTCCGAGACGCCCTCGCGAAGCTAATAGACGACTATGGAGGAGACGACGAGGAGCTGCTGGCCGGCGGCAGTGCTGCAGCAGGCGGCTACAGCGAGCTACCAGAGGGCACCTCCATCATGGTGGACTCCAAGCGGTTCTTTTTCGACGTCGGGTCCAACAAATACGGAGTGTTCCTGCGGGTGAGCGAGGTGAAGCCCAGCTACAGGAACTCTATCACCATCCCATTCAAGGCTTGGGGCAAATTCGGAGGAGCTTTCAGCAGATATGCAGAAGAGATGAAGGAGATCCAGGAGAGGCAGAGGGATAAGATGTACGAGAGGAGGGATGAGTCTGAAGGAGACGACGTGGAGGACGACtga
- the il1b gene encoding interleukin-1 beta — MCDFNLSDALDSSSDLDEVSCDNMTDVQDDTFFRLNEGLNLVVSHDFTTLRSCAYLLLAVNKMKKALTHCGRELRDEELCSAIMESLVTETIVAATESSSAGVNKIFLRMNSEDRCTLCDTSKKDVVTSGDLKLQAITLSGGNCERKVTFKLARYMTSSFSSGQSVLLSITNTDLHISCSMEDGKAVLKLEECNVQNLKKISDAGNMDRFLFYKSTQGVSLNTFESVKYPGWFISTSCEDERQAVEMCTVDADNRLMCFNIN, encoded by the exons gatgTTCAGGATGACACTTTCTTCAGACTCAACGAGGGACTGAACCTGGTGGTTTCCCACGACTTCACCACCCTGCGGTCTTGCGCTTATCTGCTGCTGGCCGTGAACAAGATGAAAAAGGCCCTGACTCACTGTGGCAGGGAGCTCAGAGATGAAGAGCTCTGCAGCGCCATCATGGAGAGCCTGGTGACCG AAACCATCGTCGCGGCGACCGAGAGCTCGTCCGCAGGAGTGAACAAAATATTCCTGCGTATGAACAGCGAGGATCGGTGCACTCTGTGTGACACCTCAAAGAAAGACGTCGTCACATCGGGAGACTTAAAACTGCAGGCCATCACTCTGAGTGGAGGAAACTGTGAACGCAAAG TGACATTTAAACTGGCGAGGTACATGACTTCCTCCTTCTCATCTGGTCAATCTGTCCTCCTGTCCATCACCAACACCGACTTGCACATTTCCTGCTCTATGGAAGATGGCAAAGCTGTGTTGAAGCTGGAG GAATGCAATGTGCAGAATTTAAAAAAGATCAGCGACGCTGGAAACATGGACCGGTTCCTCTTCTACAAGTCAACCCAGGGAGTCTCTCTGAACACTTTTGAGTCCGTCAAGTATCCCGGATGGTTCATCAGCACTTCCTGTGAGGACGAACGCCAGGCTGTTGAGATGTGTACAGTGGATGCCGATAACCGTCTCATGTGCTTCAACATAAACTAA